Proteins from a single region of Streptomyces griseiscabiei:
- the ileS gene encoding isoleucine--tRNA ligase has translation MTEPTYRQVPAQVDLPALEHAVLDFWREQKIFTKSLEQSEGRPEWVFYEGPPTANGMPGAHHIEARVFKDVFPRFRTMRGYHVARKAGWDCHGLPVELAVEKELGFNGKKDIEAYGIAEFNARCRDSVTRHTDAFTELTTRMGYWVDLDDAYRTMDPEYVESVWWSLKEIFDKGLLVQDHRVAPWCPRCGTGLSDHELAQGYETVVDPSVFVRFPLTSGPLAGEAALLVWTTTPWTLVSNTAVAAHPEVTYVVATDGTEKLVVAEPLLAKALGEGWETTGQTFTGAEMERWTYQRPFELVEFPEAAHFVVNAEYVTTEDGTGLVHQSPAFGEDDLKVCRAYGLPVVNPVLPDGTFSPEVPLVGGVFFKKADERLTEDLQQRGLLFRHIPYEHSYPHCWRCHTALLYYAQPSWYIRTTAVKDRLLQENEKTNWFPDSVKHGRFGDWLNNNIDWALSRSRYWGTPLPIWRCEENHLTCVGSREELSQLSGTDQSELDPHRPFIDAVTFPCPQDGCGSTATRVPEVIDAWYDSGSMPFAQWGYPYKNKELFESRYPAQFISEAIDQTRGWFYTLMAVGTLVFDKSSYENVVCLGHILAEDGRKMSKHLGNILQPIPLMDQHGADAVRWFMAAGGSPWAARRVGHGTIQEVVRKTLLTYWNTVAFQALYARTSNWAPSAADPAPADRPVLDRWLLSELHALTDQVTGALEAYDTQRAGKLLSAFVDDLSNWYVRRSRRRFWQGDKAALRTLHEVVETVTKLMAPLTPFITERVWQDLIVPVSPDAPESVHLAAWPEADLSAIDPGLSQQMVLVRRLVELGRATRAESGVKTRQPLSRALVAATGFDSLDPELHAQITEELNVSSLASLSEVGGSLVDTTAKANFRALGKRFGKRVQDVAKAVANADAAALSLALREGTASVEVDGETVTLAPDEVIITETPREGWSVASDSGATVALDLEITEELRRAGLARDAIRLIQEARKNSGLDVADRIALRWTAEDPAVTAALTGHSALIADEVLATDFATGEADDTYGTPFMDESLGLTFRLRKA, from the coding sequence ATGACAGAGCCGACGTATCGCCAGGTGCCCGCCCAGGTGGACCTGCCCGCGCTGGAGCACGCCGTGCTCGACTTCTGGCGCGAGCAGAAGATCTTCACCAAGAGCCTGGAGCAGTCCGAGGGCCGCCCCGAGTGGGTGTTCTACGAAGGCCCGCCCACCGCCAACGGCATGCCGGGCGCCCACCACATCGAGGCGCGCGTCTTCAAGGACGTCTTCCCGCGTTTCCGCACGATGCGCGGCTACCACGTGGCGCGCAAGGCCGGCTGGGACTGCCACGGCCTCCCCGTGGAGCTGGCGGTCGAGAAGGAGCTGGGCTTCAACGGCAAGAAGGACATCGAGGCGTACGGCATCGCCGAGTTCAACGCCAGGTGCCGCGACTCCGTGACCCGGCACACCGACGCCTTCACCGAGCTGACGACCCGCATGGGCTACTGGGTCGACCTCGACGACGCCTACCGGACCATGGACCCCGAGTACGTGGAGTCCGTCTGGTGGTCGCTCAAGGAGATCTTCGACAAGGGTCTGCTGGTCCAGGACCACCGCGTCGCCCCCTGGTGCCCCCGCTGCGGCACCGGCCTGTCGGACCACGAGCTGGCGCAGGGCTACGAGACGGTCGTCGACCCCTCGGTCTTCGTCCGTTTCCCGCTCACCTCCGGTCCGCTCGCCGGTGAGGCCGCGCTCCTGGTGTGGACGACCACGCCGTGGACGCTGGTGTCCAACACCGCGGTCGCCGCCCACCCCGAGGTCACCTACGTGGTCGCCACGGACGGCACGGAGAAGCTCGTCGTCGCCGAGCCGCTCCTCGCCAAGGCGCTCGGCGAGGGCTGGGAGACCACCGGCCAGACCTTCACCGGCGCCGAGATGGAGCGCTGGACCTATCAACGTCCGTTCGAGCTGGTTGAGTTCCCGGAAGCGGCGCATTTCGTCGTCAACGCGGAATACGTGACGACCGAGGACGGTACGGGTCTGGTCCACCAGTCCCCCGCCTTCGGCGAGGACGACCTCAAGGTCTGCCGCGCGTACGGCCTGCCCGTGGTGAACCCGGTCCTGCCCGACGGCACCTTCTCCCCGGAAGTCCCCCTCGTCGGCGGCGTCTTCTTCAAGAAGGCGGACGAACGGCTCACCGAGGACCTCCAGCAGCGCGGCCTGCTCTTCCGGCACATCCCGTACGAGCACAGCTACCCGCACTGCTGGCGCTGCCACACCGCGCTCCTGTACTACGCGCAGCCGTCCTGGTACATCCGCACCACCGCCGTCAAGGACCGTCTCCTCCAGGAGAACGAGAAGACCAACTGGTTCCCGGACTCGGTCAAGCACGGCCGCTTCGGCGACTGGCTGAACAACAACATCGACTGGGCGCTCTCCCGCAGCCGCTACTGGGGCACCCCGCTGCCGATCTGGCGCTGCGAGGAGAACCACCTCACCTGCGTGGGCTCCCGCGAGGAGCTGTCGCAGCTCTCCGGCACCGACCAGTCCGAGCTGGACCCGCACCGCCCGTTCATCGACGCGGTCACCTTCCCCTGCCCCCAGGACGGCTGCGGAAGCACCGCCACCCGCGTCCCGGAGGTCATCGACGCCTGGTACGACTCGGGTTCGATGCCGTTCGCGCAGTGGGGCTACCCGTACAAGAACAAGGAGCTCTTCGAGTCCCGCTACCCGGCGCAGTTCATCAGCGAGGCCATCGACCAGACCCGTGGCTGGTTCTACACACTGATGGCCGTCGGCACCCTGGTCTTCGACAAGTCGAGTTACGAGAACGTCGTCTGCCTCGGCCACATCCTCGCCGAGGACGGCCGCAAGATGTCCAAGCACCTGGGCAACATCCTCCAGCCCATCCCGCTCATGGACCAGCACGGCGCCGACGCCGTCCGCTGGTTCATGGCGGCCGGCGGCTCCCCCTGGGCGGCCCGCCGCGTCGGCCACGGCACCATCCAGGAGGTCGTCCGCAAGACGCTCCTCACCTACTGGAACACGGTCGCCTTCCAGGCCCTGTACGCCCGTACGTCGAACTGGGCGCCCAGCGCGGCGGATCCGGCCCCCGCCGACCGCCCGGTCCTGGACCGCTGGCTGCTGTCCGAGCTGCACGCCCTCACCGACCAGGTGACCGGCGCCCTGGAGGCGTACGACACCCAGCGCGCCGGCAAGCTCCTCTCGGCGTTCGTCGACGACCTGTCCAACTGGTACGTACGCCGCTCGCGCCGCCGCTTCTGGCAGGGCGACAAGGCCGCGCTGCGCACCCTGCACGAGGTCGTCGAGACGGTCACCAAGCTGATGGCCCCGCTGACCCCGTTCATCACCGAGCGGGTCTGGCAGGACCTGATCGTGCCGGTCTCCCCGGACGCCCCCGAGTCGGTGCACCTGGCCGCCTGGCCGGAGGCGGACCTCTCCGCGATCGATCCCGGACTGTCCCAGCAGATGGTCCTGGTGCGCCGCCTGGTGGAGCTGGGCCGCGCCACGCGCGCGGAGTCGGGCGTCAAGACCCGCCAGCCGCTCTCCCGCGCCCTGGTGGCCGCGACGGGCTTCGACTCCCTCGACCCCGAGCTGCACGCGCAGATCACGGAGGAGCTGAACGTCAGCTCGCTGGCCTCCCTCTCCGAGGTCGGCGGCTCGCTGGTGGACACCACCGCCAAGGCCAACTTCCGCGCCCTGGGCAAGCGGTTCGGCAAGCGCGTCCAGGACGTCGCCAAGGCCGTCGCGAACGCGGACGCCGCCGCCCTGTCCCTCGCCCTGCGCGAGGGCACGGCGTCGGTCGAGGTCGACGGCGAGACCGTCACCCTCGCCCCCGACGAGGTCATCATCACGGAGACCCCGCGCGAGGGCTGGTCGGTGGCCTCCGACTCGGGCGCCACGGTCGCGCTCGACCTGGAGATCACGGAGGAGCTGCGCCGGGCGGGCCTGGCCCGTGACGCGATCCGTCTCATCCAGGAGGCCCGCAAGAACAGCGGGCTGGACGTGGCCGACCGGATCGCCCTGCGCTGGACGGCCGAGGACCCGGCGGTGACCGCCGCGCTGACCGGGCACTCGGCGCTGATCGCGGACGAGGTCCTGGCGACGGACTTCGCGACCGGCGAGGCCGACGACACCTACGGCACGCCCTTCATGGACGAGTCGCTGGGCCTGACGTTCCGCCTGCGCAAGGCATAA